Proteins encoded within one genomic window of Bacillus thuringiensis:
- a CDS encoding sulfotransferase family 2 domain-containing protein, whose translation MSFANIIKYGRVPLFNSNFPLILFWSQKSGCTSLAHWFFYQINLFKQAIKYDSFIHNYENEIYKNSSDYFIELAAALYSKEKDTYKLVRNPYTRAVSSFFSLIAPPYIENPAWNPIRNFYYGNEFCNQPISFKIFLYYLKAQMIDLEQVDPHLMQQYEPGEEEFVTKYIYLENFSIEIVRLEQIYQLKTSPLHILIKSWHHQKDRAIFKGNFADADITDPLFPRLPTYDSFYDHETIQLVQDVFNKDFGTYNYPLTPLKNT comes from the coding sequence ATGTCTTTTGCAAATATTATTAAATATGGACGCGTTCCCCTTTTTAATTCTAACTTCCCTTTAATTTTATTTTGGAGTCAAAAAAGTGGCTGTACCTCTCTTGCACATTGGTTTTTTTATCAAATAAATTTATTTAAACAAGCTATAAAATACGATTCTTTCATCCATAATTATGAAAATGAAATATACAAAAACTCCTCGGACTACTTTATTGAATTAGCTGCAGCTTTATATTCAAAAGAAAAAGATACCTATAAGTTAGTAAGAAACCCATATACAAGAGCTGTAAGTTCATTCTTCTCATTAATCGCTCCCCCTTACATAGAAAACCCAGCATGGAATCCTATTCGGAATTTTTATTATGGTAATGAATTTTGTAATCAACCTATTTCATTTAAAATCTTTCTCTACTACTTAAAAGCACAAATGATAGATTTAGAACAAGTAGATCCACATTTAATGCAGCAGTATGAACCAGGTGAGGAGGAGTTTGTTACAAAGTATATCTACCTTGAAAATTTCTCTATTGAAATTGTGCGCCTAGAACAAATATATCAACTAAAAACTTCTCCTTTACACATACTAATCAAATCATGGCATCATCAGAAGGACAGGGCAATTTTTAAAGGGAATTTTGCAGATGCTGATATTACTGATCCCTTATTCCCACGCCTCCCAACATACGATAGTTTTTATGATCATGAAACTATCCAATTAGTACAAGATGTTTTTAATAAGGATTTCGGCACATACAATTACCCATTAACTCCTTTAAAAAATACGTGA
- a CDS encoding DUF3784 domain-containing protein: MSGFVVCTLVGLIIVIMGYLIHIKKQLFLIAGYQGATFIGDKNKLAKLFGIFAYIVGIATFLLPFGLEFFGGISGKIYATCVVAGTVFVLVRKQMINKPF, from the coding sequence ATGAGTGGATTTGTAGTTTGCACACTTGTTGGTCTAATCATTGTAATAATGGGTTATCTGATTCATATTAAAAAACAATTATTTCTTATTGCTGGATACCAAGGTGCTACTTTTATTGGTGATAAAAATAAACTAGCTAAATTATTCGGCATATTTGCTTACATAGTAGGAATTGCTACTTTTTTACTACCTTTCGGACTTGAATTTTTTGGTGGCATAAGTGGCAAAATCTATGCAACCTGTGTTGTTGCAGGTACAGTTTTTGTTTTGGTTAGAAAACAAATGATTAATAAACCTTTTTAA
- a CDS encoding DUF3954 domain-containing protein: MKPTKVEIDVTDNRIYVVKNGEVTPLNPPATGFGEQIITWQGGKVDRVSTTITEKIK, encoded by the coding sequence ATGAAGCCTACGAAAGTTGAAATCGATGTTACGGATAATAGAATTTATGTGGTTAAAAATGGTGAGGTTACTCCGCTGAATCCTCCAGCAACTGGATTTGGAGAACAAATAATTACTTGGCAAGGCGGAAAAGTTGATCGTGTATCAACTACAATCACTGAAAAAATTAAATAA
- a CDS encoding heterocycloanthracin/sonorensin family bacteriocin — protein MNQFQQELQALSLNDYRPGDIVYWDQQNQYPYYYTEDAARRCGGCGRCGGCGGRCGGFRCGGFRCIGCFGCFGCGGCGGCSNCFNGTSDAIIIYEY, from the coding sequence ATGAATCAGTTTCAACAAGAACTACAAGCGTTAAGTCTTAATGATTACCGGCCTGGAGATATTGTGTATTGGGATCAGCAAAACCAATATCCATATTACTATACTGAAGATGCTGCTCGTCGCTGTGGAGGTTGTGGTCGCTGTGGAGGTTGTGGCGGTCGTTGTGGTGGATTTCGTTGTGGTGGATTCCGTTGTATTGGTTGCTTCGGTTGTTTTGGCTGTGGCGGCTGTGGTGGTTGTTCTAATTGTTTTAATGGTACTTCTGATGCTATTATAATATATGAATATTAA
- a CDS encoding ATP-binding protein → MTRIVNTSACSEETEGYTCEHCNKYIAAITVEVPQLRIKNKILPTCECVVEREEAKIREAQNFAKKREIEKLFSISNLGERFSKSTFESFLNRNGSETAYKVAVKYVKTFKEWNGESLMLWGEPGNGKTHLAAAIVNELSKKGYIVVFQSVPELLQRIRSTFNSENKENETQIMRALLECDLLILDDIGAEKTTEWVEEKLFNIIDGRYRKELPTLYTSNLEPKELKNQVGKRSYDRMVETSLTVKNEAASYRREIAKQRLQRFIEA, encoded by the coding sequence ATGACTCGGATAGTGAATACATCGGCTTGTAGTGAAGAAACAGAAGGGTATACATGTGAACACTGTAATAAATATATCGCGGCAATTACTGTAGAAGTTCCGCAGTTACGTATTAAAAACAAAATACTCCCTACATGTGAGTGTGTTGTAGAACGTGAAGAAGCAAAAATACGTGAAGCTCAAAATTTTGCTAAGAAGAGAGAAATAGAAAAGTTATTCAGCATTAGTAACTTAGGAGAAAGGTTCTCCAAAAGTACATTTGAATCGTTTCTAAATAGAAATGGATCAGAGACAGCTTATAAAGTTGCAGTGAAATACGTGAAGACTTTTAAAGAGTGGAACGGGGAATCGTTAATGCTTTGGGGAGAACCTGGTAATGGAAAAACACACTTAGCAGCCGCGATTGTAAATGAGCTTTCTAAAAAAGGATATATTGTCGTATTTCAAAGCGTTCCAGAATTATTACAACGTATTCGCAGCACATTCAATAGTGAAAACAAAGAAAATGAAACACAAATTATGAGAGCACTTTTAGAATGCGACTTACTTATATTAGATGATATTGGAGCAGAAAAAACTACGGAGTGGGTAGAAGAAAAATTGTTCAATATTATTGATGGGCGGTATAGAAAAGAACTCCCTACTCTATATACGAGCAACTTAGAACCTAAAGAACTGAAAAACCAAGTCGGGAAACGTTCGTATGACCGAATGGTTGAGACAAGTCTAACAGTAAAAAATGAAGCCGCTAGCTATAGAAGAGAGATAGCGAAGCAACGTTTACAAAGGTTTATCGAAGCATAA
- a CDS encoding nucleoside triphosphate pyrophosphohydrolase family protein gives MNVMENGVLEATKLISEAKKEDQAIKEATVLQIASNLSIGELNDYQEATLRTWNNKTDFGGRVSNAALGLTGEAGEVADIVKKAIYHGYGFQPSHCPGEEDGNTYKLALELGDILYYLSIMAHELGYTLQDIAEMNIAKLAKRYPDGFSREASQARVDVK, from the coding sequence ATGAATGTTATGGAAAACGGTGTATTGGAAGCAACAAAATTAATCAGCGAAGCGAAAAAGGAAGATCAAGCTATAAAAGAAGCTACTGTTTTACAAATCGCAAGCAATTTATCAATCGGTGAATTAAACGATTATCAGGAAGCAACTTTACGTACCTGGAATAACAAAACTGATTTTGGAGGACGAGTTTCAAATGCAGCTTTAGGACTTACAGGCGAAGCTGGTGAAGTTGCCGATATTGTTAAAAAAGCAATTTATCACGGATATGGTTTTCAACCATCGCATTGTCCAGGAGAAGAAGACGGAAACACTTATAAGTTAGCCTTAGAGCTTGGAGATATTCTTTATTATTTATCAATTATGGCGCATGAACTGGGATATACGTTACAAGATATTGCGGAAATGAATATTGCAAAATTAGCTAAAAGATATCCAGATGGTTTTAGTCGAGAAGCAAGTCAAGCACGTGTCGATGTGAAGTAA
- a CDS encoding SMI1/KNR4 family protein, with amino-acid sequence MNRLDNISSVYRIDAKKSPSKEEEIKALQDFSTIDVPTEYIEIIQLASDIEINVNNQIYIRIWGASGCIEMNETYKVQKYLPNSLAIGDDEGGGALIYLQGKDGFGIYYNRFADLDIEEAVKIAPSLTGLLVNNVGVNTLLDILKNLETLIGLPFKVFYW; translated from the coding sequence ATGAACAGATTAGATAATATCAGTAGTGTGTATAGAATTGATGCCAAAAAATCTCCTTCGAAAGAAGAAGAAATTAAAGCGCTTCAGGATTTTTCAACAATAGATGTACCTACAGAATATATAGAAATAATTCAGCTAGCTTCAGACATTGAAATTAATGTTAACAACCAAATTTATATTCGAATTTGGGGAGCTTCGGGGTGCATTGAAATGAATGAAACTTATAAAGTGCAGAAATATCTCCCGAATTCACTCGCAATTGGTGATGATGAAGGAGGTGGTGCATTAATCTATCTACAGGGTAAAGATGGTTTTGGAATATACTATAACAGATTCGCAGATTTGGATATTGAGGAGGCAGTGAAAATTGCACCATCGCTAACCGGATTATTAGTAAATAATGTAGGTGTGAATACTTTATTAGACATTTTAAAAAATTTAGAGACCTTGATTGGCTTGCCTTTCAAGGTTTTTTATTGGTAA
- a CDS encoding DUF3947 family protein, whose protein sequence is MFFDLFYNKTQMRPLGGSGPAQSTIQAVHQAIQAQQQALQPQHAQQSYTPAQSYYSLQPYYPAQSYYSVQSYYPAQSYYPM, encoded by the coding sequence ATGTTTTTTGATCTTTTTTATAATAAAACGCAAATGCGCCCTTTAGGAGGATCGGGGCCTGCACAAAGTACTATTCAAGCGGTTCATCAGGCTATACAAGCACAACAACAAGCGCTGCAACCACAGCACGCGCAACAAAGTTATACCCCAGCACAATCATATTATTCTTTACAGCCTTATTACCCAGCACAATCATATTACTCTGTACAATCTTATTATCCAGCACAATCGTATTACCCAATGTAG
- a CDS encoding helix-turn-helix domain-containing protein, with protein MGLDQFIKESIREVVREEIRSAIADLQLQSQPNKVMRVKEAAAYLNIAVCRMYELANHPRFPVIREGRKLLFLQKDLEAWLETQKEAD; from the coding sequence ATGGGATTAGATCAATTTATTAAAGAATCTATCCGTGAAGTTGTAAGAGAGGAAATTAGATCAGCAATAGCTGACTTACAACTACAATCACAACCAAATAAGGTTATGCGAGTAAAAGAAGCGGCAGCTTACCTCAACATTGCTGTTTGTAGAATGTACGAATTAGCAAATCATCCTAGGTTTCCAGTAATAAGAGAAGGGCGTAAACTTCTTTTCTTGCAAAAGGATTTAGAGGCTTGGCTTGAAACACAAAAGGAGGCGGACTAG
- a CDS encoding helix-turn-helix domain-containing protein: MSKNIIGVRIKEIRVELLKMSQLEFAEAINAKKTMISLYENGHRNPSRETVEKISRLSGVSADYIMGLSEYKSLNSTESKSLKDDLKEIMLQINDLDPKKREEIINLIKNEL, translated from the coding sequence ATGAGTAAAAATATAATTGGTGTTAGAATTAAAGAGATACGGGTAGAACTTCTTAAAATGAGTCAACTTGAATTCGCAGAAGCTATAAATGCTAAAAAAACCATGATTTCTTTATACGAAAATGGCCATAGAAACCCATCTAGAGAGACCGTTGAAAAAATATCTCGTTTATCTGGAGTGTCAGCAGACTATATCATGGGACTCTCTGAATATAAAAGTTTAAATTCAACAGAGTCAAAATCATTAAAAGATGATCTCAAAGAAATTATGCTTCAAATTAACGACCTCGATCCAAAAAAGCGTGAAGAGATAATTAATTTAATCAAAAATGAGTTATAA
- a CDS encoding spore germination protein: MPSVVGNMVVQNSNGSFNLGDFYNVSPKENTKAYNGSGSSNVAFVLNTFNGVSATNTFDSDVADQSQVGTA, from the coding sequence ATGCCATCTGTTGTTGGAAATATGGTTGTACAAAATAGTAACGGTTCTTTCAACTTAGGTGATTTCTATAACGTTTCTCCAAAAGAAAATACAAAAGCTTATAATGGGTCAGGTTCATCAAATGTTGCTTTTGTTCTCAATACATTTAACGGCGTTAGTGCAACAAATACATTCGATTCTGATGTTGCAGACCAAAGCCAAGTTGGAACAGCCTAA
- the ddlB gene encoding D-alanine--D-alanine ligase, which produces MRIGVIMGGVSSEKQVSIMTGNEMIANLDKNKYDIVPITLNEKMDLIEKAKDIDFALLALHGKYGEDGTVQGTLESLGIPYSGSNMLSSGICMDKNISKKILRYEGIETPDWIELTKMEDINLDELDKLGFPLVVKPNSGGSSVGVKIVYDKNELISMLETVFEWDSEVVIEKYIKGDEITCSIFDGKQLPIISIRHAAEFFDYNAKYDDAGTIEEVIELPVELKERVNKASLACYKALKCSVYARVDMMVKDGIPYVMEVNTLPGMTQASLLPKSADAAGIHYSKLLDMIIETSLRVREEERF; this is translated from the coding sequence ATGAGAATTGGCGTTATTATGGGAGGGGTATCCTCTGAAAAACAAGTATCAATTATGACTGGAAATGAAATGATTGCGAATTTAGATAAAAATAAATATGATATAGTACCAATTACGTTAAATGAAAAAATGGATTTAATTGAAAAAGCAAAAGACATTGATTTTGCGTTGCTCGCATTACACGGAAAATACGGAGAAGATGGGACAGTTCAAGGAACGCTTGAAAGTTTAGGTATTCCTTATAGCGGGAGTAATATGTTATCTAGCGGTATATGTATGGATAAAAATATTTCGAAAAAGATTTTACGTTATGAAGGAATAGAAACACCAGATTGGATTGAACTTACAAAAATGGAGGATATAAATCTTGATGAGTTAGATAAGTTAGGATTTCCGTTAGTCGTAAAACCAAACTCTGGTGGCTCGAGTGTCGGGGTAAAGATTGTCTATGATAAAAATGAATTAATTTCAATGCTGGAAACTGTGTTCGAATGGGATTCTGAAGTAGTAATTGAGAAATATATAAAAGGTGATGAGATTACATGTTCCATTTTTGATGGTAAACAGTTACCGATCATTTCAATTCGACATGCGGCGGAGTTCTTTGATTACAATGCGAAATATGATGATGCAGGTACTATTGAAGAAGTTATTGAACTTCCAGTTGAATTGAAAGAACGTGTAAACAAAGCGTCATTAGCTTGCTATAAAGCATTAAAATGTAGTGTTTATGCAAGGGTTGATATGATGGTGAAAGACGGTATTCCATATGTAATGGAGGTTAATACATTACCAGGGATGACACAAGCAAGTTTACTACCAAAAAGTGCAGATGCTGCGGGAATTCATTATAGCAAACTATTAGATATGATTATTGAAACTTCATTAAGAGTAAGGGAAGAAGAAAGGTTTTAA
- a CDS encoding homoserine dehydrogenase — MIEFKSIIHSYKLKRKIAKDLYGKRDELTMLLNELNNMKSTVTSEKKKNNILSRLELIYQKMKLDKLYPLPVACNSKLLERLEKETLHTIEDGVNCLHYMLDMNYEKIKQYGSNTSRSFVPLSQSSICLADCICLTGFVLGLLGAISFGGFILSACSIT; from the coding sequence ATGATTGAATTTAAATCTATTATCCATTCTTACAAACTAAAGAGAAAAATAGCTAAGGATTTATACGGAAAAAGAGATGAATTGACAATGTTATTAAATGAACTTAATAACATGAAAAGTACTGTAACATCTGAAAAGAAGAAAAATAATATATTATCTCGTTTAGAATTAATTTATCAAAAAATGAAATTAGATAAGCTGTATCCTCTTCCAGTTGCTTGTAATAGTAAATTATTGGAACGATTAGAAAAAGAAACTCTACATACTATTGAGGATGGTGTAAACTGTCTACATTACATGTTAGATATGAATTATGAGAAAATAAAACAATATGGATCGAATACAAGTAGGTCATTTGTTCCATTATCGCAGTCTTCCATTTGTCTTGCTGATTGTATTTGTTTAACAGGATTTGTATTAGGTTTACTAGGAGCAATTTCATTTGGGGGATTCATATTATCTGCATGTTCAATTACATAA
- a CDS encoding DnaD domain protein has product MATFRVNKSKNYTTINNTGLRDERLSWKAKGILAYILSLPDDWVFYMEEISTHAKDGIDSLRVGMKELKKYGYVRRFPVKNEKGKITNWETIIYEVPQVENPHMEKPQVEVPFVENPTLLSTKELSTNIQSSSSIFSFYENNFGILNSFIAENISQWVNDTSEELVHAAMERALKQQKKWNYAEGILKQWVNNNVKTLKDVDALETEYQRNKGVKKRVGINRKSDDSDSEYIGL; this is encoded by the coding sequence GTGGCAACATTTCGAGTAAATAAAAGTAAAAATTACACAACCATTAATAACACAGGTCTTCGAGATGAACGTTTAAGTTGGAAAGCAAAAGGGATATTGGCTTACATTTTATCGTTACCAGATGATTGGGTGTTTTATATGGAGGAAATATCTACTCATGCAAAAGATGGAATTGATAGTTTAAGGGTAGGAATGAAAGAACTGAAAAAATACGGTTATGTTAGAAGGTTTCCTGTAAAAAACGAAAAGGGAAAGATAACTAACTGGGAGACGATTATTTATGAAGTTCCACAAGTGGAGAATCCACATATGGAAAAACCACAAGTGGAAGTTCCATTTGTGGAAAATCCAACACTACTAAGTACTAAAGAACTAAGTACTAATATACAAAGTAGTAGTAGCATCTTCTCTTTCTATGAAAATAATTTCGGTATTTTAAATTCGTTCATAGCCGAAAATATTTCACAATGGGTAAACGACACAAGCGAAGAACTTGTACACGCAGCTATGGAACGTGCTTTGAAACAGCAAAAGAAATGGAATTATGCTGAGGGCATTTTAAAACAGTGGGTTAACAATAACGTGAAAACCTTAAAAGATGTTGATGCTTTAGAAACGGAATATCAACGAAATAAAGGAGTGAAAAAACGTGTCGGAATCAATCGGAAGAGTGATGACTCGGATAGTGAATACATCGGCTTGTAG
- a CDS encoding helix-turn-helix domain-containing protein — protein MVLDTEKVKILRMNLGYSQSYVAEKIGYRNKSIYCNLELGNRQPSITKLVKLAKFLNVTTEEILKESE, from the coding sequence ATGGTACTTGATACGGAAAAAGTTAAAATCTTAAGGATGAATCTTGGATATAGTCAAAGTTATGTTGCTGAAAAGATAGGTTATCGAAACAAATCGATCTACTGTAATTTAGAATTAGGTAACAGACAGCCAAGTATAACTAAATTAGTTAAGTTAGCAAAATTTTTAAATGTGACAACAGAGGAAATTTTAAAGGAGTCAGAATAA
- a CDS encoding sigma factor, with amino-acid sequence MESIKSNTGLEIEDLIQCGMIGFLEAREDFDSVYGCKFSTLAIPKMDGETTRAIINNQKVKVTREIFYLKGRIIRGKLAEEKSEVISQLLGVSVENVEEALRYQQIPSSLHDVTFSSGSGGNDLTLEQMLVDESSIGKTEEIDEKIVMCSFINTLPDRELMIWGYVLKPYVTGEYRKACRGYSNSN; translated from the coding sequence TTGGAGTCTATTAAAAGTAATACAGGTTTAGAAATAGAGGATTTAATTCAATGTGGCATGATTGGATTTCTTGAAGCAAGAGAAGACTTTGATTCTGTATATGGGTGCAAGTTCTCCACTTTAGCGATCCCTAAAATGGATGGGGAAACCACTAGAGCGATTATAAATAATCAAAAAGTCAAAGTAACGCGAGAAATATTCTACTTAAAAGGCAGAATTATTAGAGGGAAATTAGCAGAAGAAAAATCAGAAGTCATAAGTCAGCTATTAGGTGTATCTGTTGAGAATGTAGAAGAAGCTTTGCGATATCAGCAAATTCCAAGCTCTTTACATGACGTAACATTTTCATCAGGAAGTGGAGGTAATGATCTAACCCTAGAGCAAATGCTTGTAGATGAAAGCTCAATAGGTAAAACAGAAGAAATTGATGAAAAGATAGTAATGTGTTCTTTTATAAATACACTACCAGATAGAGAGTTAATGATTTGGGGATATGTACTCAAACCATATGTCACAGGGGAATATCGGAAAGCGTGTAGGGGTTACTCAAACTCTAATTAG
- the tenA gene encoding thiaminase II: MTFSQSLRKEVDSIWEASFHHPFVKKLGEGTLDLASFRYYVLQDSYYLSHFARVQTLGAAKALELETTARMAHHAQNTYEAELSLHENFAKKLGITQEEKDNFIPAPTAYAYTSHMYRAAYEGHLGDIIAAILPCYWLYYEIGERLKECQPEEPIYNEWISAYGSDWFRTLVEEQITRLDTIAEKVTEADRKRMKQHFIISSQYEYSFWEMAYTLEKWPVDTDVKDVIG, encoded by the coding sequence ATGACTTTTTCACAATCATTGCGTAAAGAAGTAGATTCAATTTGGGAAGCAAGTTTTCATCATCCTTTTGTAAAAAAACTTGGTGAAGGAACGTTAGATTTAGCTAGTTTTCGCTATTACGTGCTTCAAGATTCCTATTATTTAAGTCACTTTGCTAGAGTACAAACATTAGGAGCTGCAAAAGCACTGGAATTAGAAACGACAGCTCGTATGGCACATCATGCTCAAAATACATATGAGGCGGAATTATCTTTACATGAAAATTTCGCGAAGAAACTAGGGATCACACAAGAAGAAAAGGATAATTTTATCCCCGCTCCAACTGCATACGCATATACTTCACATATGTATCGTGCTGCGTATGAAGGACATTTAGGCGATATCATTGCAGCGATTTTACCTTGCTATTGGTTATATTATGAAATTGGTGAGCGTTTAAAAGAGTGTCAGCCAGAAGAGCCAATTTATAACGAATGGATTTCTGCATATGGATCCGATTGGTTCCGAACATTAGTTGAAGAGCAAATTACAAGGTTAGATACTATCGCTGAAAAAGTAACAGAGGCAGACCGTAAGCGTATGAAGCAGCATTTTATTATTAGCAGTCAATATGAATATTCATTTTGGGAAATGGCTTATACTTTAGAAAAGTGGCCAGTGGATACAGACGTAAAAGATGTAATTGGATAA